In the Natranaerobius trueperi genome, TAGTGAGGTTTCTTTGGTAGAAGGGATCAAAAGTCCTGAAGAAGGTAAATTCCAGTGGCCCGATGATACTACTACACAGACAGTAAGCATAAGTTACCGTCAACTGCGCTGGTTACTCGATGGATTAGCTTTAGATCAACGAGATGCTCATGACCAAGTAACCA is a window encoding:
- the tnpB gene encoding IS66 family insertion sequence element accessory protein TnpB → MVEGIKSPEEGKFQWPDDTTTQTVSISYRQLRWLLDGLALDQRDAHDQVT